A genomic window from Micromonospora sp. WMMA1947 includes:
- the rfbA gene encoding glucose-1-phosphate thymidylyltransferase RfbA encodes MRGILLAGGTGSRLWPITRAVSKQLMPVFDKPMVYYPLSTLMMAGVREILVVTTPEDRTQFERLLGDGSQWGLRLAYAEQPRPEGIAQAFLLGADFLGDESVALILGDNIFHGAGLGRQLAQHGEPAGGRIFAYPMANPQDYGVVEFDGAGRVLSIEEKPARPRSRYAVPGLYFYDNRVVDIARKLTPSARGELEITAVNETYRTWGELTVTVLDRGTAWLDTGTFASMMQAGEFVRVIEERQGMKIGCVEEVAWRSGLIDDERLRMLAHPLTRSGYGDYLLGLLADRSGSGSPS; translated from the coding sequence GTGCGCGGAATCCTTCTCGCCGGCGGCACCGGATCCCGGCTCTGGCCGATCACGCGGGCCGTCTCCAAGCAACTGATGCCGGTGTTCGACAAGCCGATGGTCTACTACCCGCTCTCCACCCTGATGATGGCCGGGGTGCGGGAGATCCTGGTGGTGACCACTCCGGAGGATCGCACCCAGTTCGAGCGGCTGCTCGGCGACGGCAGCCAGTGGGGGCTGCGGCTGGCGTACGCCGAGCAGCCCCGGCCGGAGGGCATCGCGCAGGCGTTCCTGCTCGGCGCCGACTTCCTCGGCGACGAGTCGGTGGCGCTGATCCTCGGCGACAACATCTTCCACGGCGCCGGGCTCGGCCGGCAGCTCGCCCAGCACGGTGAGCCGGCCGGTGGGCGGATTTTCGCGTACCCGATGGCGAACCCGCAGGACTACGGCGTGGTCGAGTTCGACGGCGCCGGCCGGGTGCTGTCGATCGAGGAGAAGCCGGCCCGCCCCCGGTCCCGGTACGCGGTCCCGGGCCTCTACTTCTACGACAACCGGGTGGTCGACATCGCCCGCAAGCTGACCCCGAGCGCCCGGGGCGAGCTGGAGATCACCGCGGTCAACGAGACGTACCGGACGTGGGGCGAGCTCACGGTGACGGTGCTCGACCGGGGCACCGCGTGGCTGGACACCGGCACGTTCGCGTCGATGATGCAGGCCGGCGAGTTCGTCCGGGTGATCGAGGAGCGCCAGGGCATGAAGATCGGCTGCGTCGAGGAGGTCGCCTGGCGGTCCGGGCTGATCGACGACGAGCGGCTGCGGATGCTGGCCCATCCGCTGACCCGAAGCGGTTACGGTGACTATCTGCTGGGCCTGCTGGCCGATCGGTCCGGTTCGGGGAGTCCGTCGTGA
- the rfbD gene encoding dTDP-4-dehydrorhamnose reductase produces MTRVLVTGAGGMLGRDLIAVLRTRPDLSVTAAARADLDVTDTSAIRDAVGGHDVVLNAAAWTDVDGAETREAEATAVNGDAVAALACACAVSGARLVHVSTDYVFGGDATEPYPEDAPTGPVNAYGRSKLAGERAVARLLPETGYVVRSAWLYATHGRNFVTTMLRLAAERDRLDVVDDQRGQPTWSYRLAERLVALADAALAGDAAPGTYHGTAAGETTWYGLARAVFALRGLDPDRVRPTTTDRFPRPAPRPRYSVLAHGRWAAAKLPPPEHWRADLVRALAAGDS; encoded by the coding sequence ATGACCCGGGTCCTCGTCACCGGCGCGGGCGGAATGCTCGGGCGGGACCTGATCGCCGTGCTGCGGACCCGGCCCGACCTGTCGGTCACCGCCGCCGCCCGCGCCGACCTGGACGTCACCGACACCAGCGCGATCCGGGACGCGGTGGGCGGGCACGACGTGGTGCTCAACGCCGCGGCGTGGACCGACGTGGACGGCGCGGAGACCCGGGAGGCCGAGGCCACCGCCGTCAACGGCGACGCGGTAGCCGCGCTGGCCTGCGCCTGTGCCGTGTCCGGGGCGCGCCTCGTGCACGTCTCCACCGACTACGTGTTCGGCGGGGACGCCACCGAGCCGTACCCGGAGGACGCCCCGACCGGCCCGGTGAACGCGTACGGGCGCAGCAAGCTCGCCGGGGAACGCGCGGTGGCGCGGCTGCTGCCCGAGACCGGGTACGTCGTCCGCTCCGCGTGGCTCTACGCCACCCACGGGCGCAACTTCGTCACCACGATGCTGCGGCTCGCCGCCGAACGCGACCGGCTCGACGTGGTGGACGACCAGCGGGGCCAGCCCACCTGGTCGTACCGGCTCGCCGAGCGTCTCGTCGCGCTCGCCGACGCGGCGCTCGCAGGCGACGCGGCGCCCGGGACGTACCACGGCACGGCCGCCGGCGAGACGACCTGGTACGGCCTGGCCCGCGCCGTCTTCGCCCTGCGCGGCCTCGACCCGGACCGGGTCCGGCCGACCACGACCGACCGCTTCCCCCGCCCGGCGCCGCGCCCCCGCTACAGCGTGCTGGCGCACGGCCGGTGGGCCGCCGCGAAGCTGCCGCCGCCGGAGCACTGGCGGGCGGACCTGGTGCGGGCGCTGGCCGCCGGCGACAGCTAG
- the rfbB gene encoding dTDP-glucose 4,6-dehydratase, with the protein MRILVTGGAGFIGSEYVRMLLGVPGGDAAGVPVEGPEALTVLDKLTYSGNLANLAPVRDDPRLRFVRGDICDRALVDEVVPGHDVIVHFAAESHVDRSITGAAPFVTTNVLGTQTLLDAALRHGTRRFVHVSTDEVYGSIDSGSWTETWPLAPNSPYSASKAGSDLLALSYHRTHGLDVVVTRCSNNYGPYQFPEKVVPLFVTNLLDGGTVPLYGDGGNIRDWLHVHDHCRGVAMVQEKGRAGEVYHIGGGTELTNRQLTERLLAACGAGWDRVVPVTDRKGHDRRYSLDISKISSELGYAPSIDLDRGLAETVRWYRDNRAWWEPLKTAGH; encoded by the coding sequence GTGAGGATCCTCGTCACCGGCGGCGCCGGCTTCATCGGGTCGGAGTACGTGCGGATGCTGCTGGGCGTGCCCGGCGGCGACGCGGCCGGGGTGCCGGTCGAGGGCCCCGAGGCGCTGACCGTGCTGGACAAGCTGACCTACTCCGGCAACCTGGCGAACCTGGCGCCGGTGCGCGACGATCCCCGGCTGCGCTTCGTACGCGGCGACATCTGCGACCGCGCGCTGGTCGACGAGGTGGTGCCCGGCCACGACGTGATCGTCCACTTCGCCGCCGAGTCGCACGTGGACCGCTCGATCACCGGTGCCGCCCCGTTCGTCACCACGAACGTGCTCGGCACGCAGACGCTGCTGGACGCCGCGCTGCGGCACGGCACCCGCCGGTTCGTGCACGTCTCCACCGACGAGGTGTACGGCTCGATCGACTCCGGCTCCTGGACGGAGACCTGGCCGCTGGCGCCGAACTCCCCGTACTCCGCCTCGAAGGCCGGGTCGGATCTGCTGGCCCTGTCCTACCACCGCACCCACGGCCTGGACGTCGTGGTGACCCGCTGTTCCAACAACTACGGGCCGTACCAGTTCCCGGAGAAGGTCGTCCCGCTGTTCGTGACCAACCTGCTCGACGGCGGGACCGTGCCGCTGTACGGCGACGGCGGCAACATCCGGGACTGGCTGCACGTGCACGACCACTGCCGGGGCGTGGCGATGGTGCAGGAGAAGGGGCGGGCCGGCGAGGTCTACCACATCGGCGGCGGCACCGAGCTGACGAACCGGCAGCTCACCGAACGGCTCCTGGCGGCGTGCGGGGCCGGCTGGGACCGCGTCGTGCCGGTCACCGACCGCAAGGGCCACGACCGTCGCTACTCGCTGGACATCAGCAAGATCAGCAGCGAGCTGGGGTACGCGCCGAGCATCGACCTCGACCGGGGCCTGGCCGAGACGGTCCGCTGGTACCGGGACAACCGGGCCTGGTGGGAGCCACTGAAGACGGCCGGCCACTGA
- a CDS encoding dTDP-4-dehydrorhamnose 3,5-epimerase family protein: MKIRPLSIEGAWEVTPQQHGDPRGLFLEWYRFDRLAEAVGHPLRLAQANISVSARDVVRGIHFADVPPGQAKYVTCVRGAVLDVVVDVRVGSPTYGRWEAVRLDDTERRAVYLAEGLGHGFCALTDDATLSYLCSTTYNPAGEHTVHPLDPDLGIDWPATTPLLSDRDAAAPSLAETRAAGVLPGYDACRSFTEGLETRPSP; encoded by the coding sequence GTGAAGATCCGTCCGCTGAGCATCGAGGGCGCCTGGGAGGTGACCCCGCAACAGCACGGCGACCCGCGAGGTCTGTTCCTGGAGTGGTACCGCTTCGACCGGCTCGCCGAGGCGGTCGGTCATCCCCTGCGGCTGGCGCAGGCCAACATCTCCGTCTCCGCGCGGGACGTGGTGCGCGGCATCCACTTCGCCGACGTACCGCCCGGTCAGGCCAAGTACGTGACATGCGTACGCGGGGCGGTGCTGGACGTGGTGGTCGACGTACGGGTCGGCTCGCCGACGTACGGGCGGTGGGAGGCGGTACGCCTCGACGACACCGAGCGGCGGGCCGTCTACCTGGCCGAAGGGCTGGGGCACGGGTTCTGCGCGCTCACCGACGACGCGACGCTGAGCTACCTCTGCTCCACCACGTACAACCCGGCGGGCGAGCACACGGTGCACCCGCTGGATCCGGACCTCGGAATCGACTGGCCGGCGACGACGCCGCTGTTGTCCGACCGGGACGCGGCGGCACCGAGCCTGGCCGAGACACGCGCGGCGGGTGTGCTGCCCGGCTACGACGCCTGCCGCTCCTTCACCGAAGGGTTGGAGACCCGCCCGTCGCCCTGA